The following proteins are co-located in the Syngnathus scovelli strain Florida chromosome 21, RoL_Ssco_1.2, whole genome shotgun sequence genome:
- the LOC125991096 gene encoding inactive rhomboid protein 1 isoform X5 has protein sequence MSRSQEPYWGSINRSTADWFGVSKDNNRSQRWRRRSLQHCGHLYGGLKAQVMRAMELPSQENLSLTRTETPPPLCLPPLHPRHHHYGMRRVVDPLARGRAFRTVEEIDGIGVLPTLPNACAASLCSFSSSRSAISRLPRRRKRESVAAMSLKAASALMKGRVVGQSVTGRYRRRSFLHPSFFEDDTVDFPDDLDTSFFTGEGLPDELSSYADEVFETASEAARHHLDDGDLTGSALDRNELERSHLMLPLERGWRKVKDGSLVQPKVQVNQEVMSQQRGQRITVPVKKLFAREKRPYGLGMVGRLTNRTYRKRIDSFVKRQIEDMDDHRPFFSYWITFVHLLITILAVTIHGIAPVGFSQHETVDSVLMNKGVYENVKFVQQQNFWIGPSSEALIHLGAKFSPCMRQDQEIHKLVQDKIVKERESGCCVRNDRSGCLQTLQEECSTTLALWVKWPQHPSAPYLNGKLRQYGAVCHQDPRICQEPASVSPHEWPEDITKWPVSMENLVVCTRYSFVNHTNLPHIDCTITGRPCCIGTKGRCEITSREYCDFMHGYFHEEATLCSQVACMDNVCGLLPFLNPEVPDQFSRLWLSLFLHAGILHCLVSVLFQMTVLRDLEKLAGWLRISIIYMLSGITGNLASAIFLPYRAEVGPAGSQFGILACLFVELFQSWQILERPWRAFGKLIAISVFFFSFGLLPWIDNFAHVCGFVSGFFLSFAFLPYISFGRSDMYRKRVQICVFLLVFAALLSSLAVLFYVYPVKCDWCEYLTCIPITDKFCEKYDLNAKLL, from the exons ATGAGCCGCAGCCAGGAACCTTATTGGGGCTCCATCAACAG gagtACGGCGGACTGGTTTGGTGTGAGCAAGGACAACAACAGAAGCCAgcgatggaggaggaggagcctgcaGCACTGTGGCCATCTCTATGGGGGTCTAAAGGCTCAGGTGATGAGGGCCATGGAGCTACCCAGCCAGGAAAACCTCTCCCTGACAAGGACTGAgactccccctcccctctgtcTCCCACCCCTCCACCCTCGTCACCATCACTATGGCATGCGGAGG GTTGTAGACCCCCTGGCTCGCGGTCGAGCTTTCCGCACGGTGGAAGAGATTGATGGCATTGGCGTGCTGCCAACTCTCCCCAACGCCTGCGCTGCCTCCCTTTGCTCATTTTCCAGCTCGCGTTCGGCCATCAGCAGGTTGCCACGGCGACGCAAACGGGAGTCAGTTGCCGCCATGAGCCTCAAAGCTGCCTCGGCATTGATGAAG GGGCGTGTAGTTGGTCAAAGCGTGACAGGACGATATCGCAGGCGGAGTTTTCTGCACCCCAGTTTTTTTGAAGATGACACAGTGGACTTCCCTGATGATTTGGACACATCTTTTTTCACTGGA GAGGGTCTGCCAGATGAGCTCTCCAGCTATGCAGATGAAGTTTTTGAGACAGCATCAGAGGCCGCACGCCATCATCTTGATGACGGCGATCTCACTGGAAGTGCGCTTGATAGGAACGAACTGGAGAGGAGTCACCTGATGTT GCCGTTAGAACGAGGATGGCGCAAAGTTAAAGACGGCTCACTTGTCCAACCCAAAGTGCAAGTGAACCAAGAAGTGATGAGTCAGCAGCGTGGGCAAAGGATCACAGTACCTGTCAAGAAGCTGTTCGCCCGAGAGAAGAGGCCTTACGGGCTCGGCATGGTCGGCCGTCTCACCAACCGAACGTACCGAAAGCGCATTGATAGCTTTGTCAAGAGACAGATTGAAGACATGGACGACCACAG GCCGTTCTTCAGCTACTGGATCACTTTTGTCCATTTACTGATAACCATCCTGGCTGTCACTATCCATGGCATCGCTCCTGTGGGTTTCTCACAACATGAGACTGTGGATTCG gTGTTAATGAACAAGGGTGTatatgaaaatgtgaaatttgtaCAACAACAGAATTTCTGGATTGGTCCAAGCTCA GAAGCGCTAATCCATCTGGGAGCCAAATTTTCCCCTTGCATGCGTCAGGATCAAGAGATTCACAAACTGGTGCAAGACAAGATAGTCAAAGAAAGAGAGTCGGGCTGCTGCGTGAGAAACGATCGCTCGGGATGTTTGCAGACTTTGCAAGAAGAGTGTTCG ACCACATTGGCATTATGGGTAAAGTGGCCTCAGCATCCCAGTGCTCCTTACTTGAACGGTAAATTACGTCAATATGGCGCAGTTTGCCATCAGGATCCCAG GATTTGCCAGGAACCTGCCTCTGTCTCGCCTCACGAATGGCCTGAAGACATTACCAAGTGGCCAGTGAGTATGGAGAATCtagtg GTTTGCACGCGATACAGTTTTGTGAACCACACCAATCTTCCCCACATCGATTGCACCATCACGGGCCGGCCCTGCTGCATTGGAACCAAAGGCCG ATGTGAAATCACTTCCAGAGAGTACTGTGACTTCATGCACGGCTACTTCCATGAAGAAGCCACTCTCTGCTCACAG GTGGCGTGCATGGATAACGTGTGTGGCCTCCTGCCTTTCCTCAACCCCGAAGTCCCAGACCAGTTTTCCCGACTGTGGCTGTCCCTCTTCCTTCATGCTGG GATTCTTCATTGCCTGGTTTCAGTGTTGTTCCAAATGACAGTTCTTCGAGATCTGGAAAAGCTAGCCGGCTGGCTGCGGATCTCCATCATCTACATGCTTAGTGGCATCACAGGCAACTTGGCTTCTGCTATTTTTCTGCCTTACAGAGCGGAG GTGGGTCCTGCTGGCAGCCAGTTTGGCATCCTGGCGTGTCTCTTTGTGGAGCTCTTTCAGAGCTGGCAGATCCTGGAGAGGCCGTGGCGGGCGTTTGGAAAGCTGATTGCCATCTCTgtattcttcttctccttcggaTTGCTACCTTGGATCGACAACTTTGCCCATGTCTGTGGTTTTGTCTCAGGATTCTTCTTATCATTTGCCTTCTTGCCGTATATCAG TTTTGGACGCTCAGACATGTACCGCAAGAGGGTCCAGATTTGTGTGTTCCTTCTGGTTTTTGCGGCTTTGCTCTCCTCATTGGCAGTCCTCTTCTATGTTTACCCCGTGAAGTGCGACTGGTGCGAGTACCTCACCTGCATCCCAATCACGGACAAGTTTTGCGAGAAATATGACTTGAACGCAAAACTCCTTTGA
- the LOC125991096 gene encoding inactive rhomboid protein 1 isoform X6, with protein sequence MTCPHKRRSTADWFGVSKDNNRSQRWRRRSLQHCGHLYGGLKAQVMRAMELPSQENLSLTRTETPPPLCLPPLHPRHHHYGMRRVVDPLARGRAFRTVEEIDGIGVLPTLPNACAASLCSFSSSRSAISRLPRRRKRESVAAMSLKAASALMKGRVVGQSVTGRYRRRSFLHPSFFEDDTVDFPDDLDTSFFTGEGLPDELSSYADEVFETASEAARHHLDDGDLTGSALDRNELERSHLMLPLERGWRKVKDGSLVQPKVQVNQEVMSQQRGQRITVPVKKLFAREKRPYGLGMVGRLTNRTYRKRIDSFVKRQIEDMDDHRPFFSYWITFVHLLITILAVTIHGIAPVGFSQHETVDSVLMNKGVYENVKFVQQQNFWIGPSSEALIHLGAKFSPCMRQDQEIHKLVQDKIVKERESGCCVRNDRSGCLQTLQEECSTTLALWVKWPQHPSAPYLNGKLRQYGAVCHQDPRICQEPASVSPHEWPEDITKWPVSMENLVVCTRYSFVNHTNLPHIDCTITGRPCCIGTKGRCEITSREYCDFMHGYFHEEATLCSQVACMDNVCGLLPFLNPEVPDQFSRLWLSLFLHAGILHCLVSVLFQMTVLRDLEKLAGWLRISIIYMLSGITGNLASAIFLPYRAEVGPAGSQFGILACLFVELFQSWQILERPWRAFGKLIAISVFFFSFGLLPWIDNFAHVCGFVSGFFLSFAFLPYISFGRSDMYRKRVQICVFLLVFAALLSSLAVLFYVYPVKCDWCEYLTCIPITDKFCEKYDLNAKLL encoded by the exons ATGACATGTCCACACAAAAGGAG gagtACGGCGGACTGGTTTGGTGTGAGCAAGGACAACAACAGAAGCCAgcgatggaggaggaggagcctgcaGCACTGTGGCCATCTCTATGGGGGTCTAAAGGCTCAGGTGATGAGGGCCATGGAGCTACCCAGCCAGGAAAACCTCTCCCTGACAAGGACTGAgactccccctcccctctgtcTCCCACCCCTCCACCCTCGTCACCATCACTATGGCATGCGGAGG GTTGTAGACCCCCTGGCTCGCGGTCGAGCTTTCCGCACGGTGGAAGAGATTGATGGCATTGGCGTGCTGCCAACTCTCCCCAACGCCTGCGCTGCCTCCCTTTGCTCATTTTCCAGCTCGCGTTCGGCCATCAGCAGGTTGCCACGGCGACGCAAACGGGAGTCAGTTGCCGCCATGAGCCTCAAAGCTGCCTCGGCATTGATGAAG GGGCGTGTAGTTGGTCAAAGCGTGACAGGACGATATCGCAGGCGGAGTTTTCTGCACCCCAGTTTTTTTGAAGATGACACAGTGGACTTCCCTGATGATTTGGACACATCTTTTTTCACTGGA GAGGGTCTGCCAGATGAGCTCTCCAGCTATGCAGATGAAGTTTTTGAGACAGCATCAGAGGCCGCACGCCATCATCTTGATGACGGCGATCTCACTGGAAGTGCGCTTGATAGGAACGAACTGGAGAGGAGTCACCTGATGTT GCCGTTAGAACGAGGATGGCGCAAAGTTAAAGACGGCTCACTTGTCCAACCCAAAGTGCAAGTGAACCAAGAAGTGATGAGTCAGCAGCGTGGGCAAAGGATCACAGTACCTGTCAAGAAGCTGTTCGCCCGAGAGAAGAGGCCTTACGGGCTCGGCATGGTCGGCCGTCTCACCAACCGAACGTACCGAAAGCGCATTGATAGCTTTGTCAAGAGACAGATTGAAGACATGGACGACCACAG GCCGTTCTTCAGCTACTGGATCACTTTTGTCCATTTACTGATAACCATCCTGGCTGTCACTATCCATGGCATCGCTCCTGTGGGTTTCTCACAACATGAGACTGTGGATTCG gTGTTAATGAACAAGGGTGTatatgaaaatgtgaaatttgtaCAACAACAGAATTTCTGGATTGGTCCAAGCTCA GAAGCGCTAATCCATCTGGGAGCCAAATTTTCCCCTTGCATGCGTCAGGATCAAGAGATTCACAAACTGGTGCAAGACAAGATAGTCAAAGAAAGAGAGTCGGGCTGCTGCGTGAGAAACGATCGCTCGGGATGTTTGCAGACTTTGCAAGAAGAGTGTTCG ACCACATTGGCATTATGGGTAAAGTGGCCTCAGCATCCCAGTGCTCCTTACTTGAACGGTAAATTACGTCAATATGGCGCAGTTTGCCATCAGGATCCCAG GATTTGCCAGGAACCTGCCTCTGTCTCGCCTCACGAATGGCCTGAAGACATTACCAAGTGGCCAGTGAGTATGGAGAATCtagtg GTTTGCACGCGATACAGTTTTGTGAACCACACCAATCTTCCCCACATCGATTGCACCATCACGGGCCGGCCCTGCTGCATTGGAACCAAAGGCCG ATGTGAAATCACTTCCAGAGAGTACTGTGACTTCATGCACGGCTACTTCCATGAAGAAGCCACTCTCTGCTCACAG GTGGCGTGCATGGATAACGTGTGTGGCCTCCTGCCTTTCCTCAACCCCGAAGTCCCAGACCAGTTTTCCCGACTGTGGCTGTCCCTCTTCCTTCATGCTGG GATTCTTCATTGCCTGGTTTCAGTGTTGTTCCAAATGACAGTTCTTCGAGATCTGGAAAAGCTAGCCGGCTGGCTGCGGATCTCCATCATCTACATGCTTAGTGGCATCACAGGCAACTTGGCTTCTGCTATTTTTCTGCCTTACAGAGCGGAG GTGGGTCCTGCTGGCAGCCAGTTTGGCATCCTGGCGTGTCTCTTTGTGGAGCTCTTTCAGAGCTGGCAGATCCTGGAGAGGCCGTGGCGGGCGTTTGGAAAGCTGATTGCCATCTCTgtattcttcttctccttcggaTTGCTACCTTGGATCGACAACTTTGCCCATGTCTGTGGTTTTGTCTCAGGATTCTTCTTATCATTTGCCTTCTTGCCGTATATCAG TTTTGGACGCTCAGACATGTACCGCAAGAGGGTCCAGATTTGTGTGTTCCTTCTGGTTTTTGCGGCTTTGCTCTCCTCATTGGCAGTCCTCTTCTATGTTTACCCCGTGAAGTGCGACTGGTGCGAGTACCTCACCTGCATCCCAATCACGGACAAGTTTTGCGAGAAATATGACTTGAACGCAAAACTCCTTTGA
- the LOC125991096 gene encoding inactive rhomboid protein 1 isoform X7, with product MSRSQEPYWGSINRSTADWFGVSKDNNRSQRWRRRSLQHCGHLYGGLKAQVMRAMELPSQENLSLTRTETPPPLCLPPLHPRHHHYGMRRVVDPLARGRAFRTVEEIDGIGVLPTLPNACAASLCSFSSSRSAISRLPRRRKRESVAAMSLKAASALMKGRVVGQSVTGRYRRRSFLHPSFFEDDTVDFPDDLDTSFFTGEGLPDELSSYADEVFETASEAARHHLDDGDLTGSALDRNELERSHLMLPLERGWRKVKDGSLVQPKVQVNQEVMSQQRGQRITVPVKKLFAREKRPYGLGMVGRLTNRTYRKRIDSFVKRQIEDMDDHRPFFSYWITFVHLLITILAVTIHGIAPVGFSQHETVDSVLMNKGVYENVKFVQQQNFWIGPSSEALIHLGAKFSPCMRQDQEIHKLVQDKIVKERESGCCVRNDRSGCLQTLQEECSTTLALWVKWPQHPSAPYLNGKLRQYGAVCHQDPRICQEPASVSPHEWPEDITKWPVCTRYSFVNHTNLPHIDCTITGRPCCIGTKGRCEITSREYCDFMHGYFHEEATLCSQVACMDNVCGLLPFLNPEVPDQFSRLWLSLFLHAGILHCLVSVLFQMTVLRDLEKLAGWLRISIIYMLSGITGNLASAIFLPYRAEVGPAGSQFGILACLFVELFQSWQILERPWRAFGKLIAISVFFFSFGLLPWIDNFAHVCGFVSGFFLSFAFLPYISFGRSDMYRKRVQICVFLLVFAALLSSLAVLFYVYPVKCDWCEYLTCIPITDKFCEKYDLNAKLL from the exons ATGAGCCGCAGCCAGGAACCTTATTGGGGCTCCATCAACAG gagtACGGCGGACTGGTTTGGTGTGAGCAAGGACAACAACAGAAGCCAgcgatggaggaggaggagcctgcaGCACTGTGGCCATCTCTATGGGGGTCTAAAGGCTCAGGTGATGAGGGCCATGGAGCTACCCAGCCAGGAAAACCTCTCCCTGACAAGGACTGAgactccccctcccctctgtcTCCCACCCCTCCACCCTCGTCACCATCACTATGGCATGCGGAGG GTTGTAGACCCCCTGGCTCGCGGTCGAGCTTTCCGCACGGTGGAAGAGATTGATGGCATTGGCGTGCTGCCAACTCTCCCCAACGCCTGCGCTGCCTCCCTTTGCTCATTTTCCAGCTCGCGTTCGGCCATCAGCAGGTTGCCACGGCGACGCAAACGGGAGTCAGTTGCCGCCATGAGCCTCAAAGCTGCCTCGGCATTGATGAAG GGGCGTGTAGTTGGTCAAAGCGTGACAGGACGATATCGCAGGCGGAGTTTTCTGCACCCCAGTTTTTTTGAAGATGACACAGTGGACTTCCCTGATGATTTGGACACATCTTTTTTCACTGGA GAGGGTCTGCCAGATGAGCTCTCCAGCTATGCAGATGAAGTTTTTGAGACAGCATCAGAGGCCGCACGCCATCATCTTGATGACGGCGATCTCACTGGAAGTGCGCTTGATAGGAACGAACTGGAGAGGAGTCACCTGATGTT GCCGTTAGAACGAGGATGGCGCAAAGTTAAAGACGGCTCACTTGTCCAACCCAAAGTGCAAGTGAACCAAGAAGTGATGAGTCAGCAGCGTGGGCAAAGGATCACAGTACCTGTCAAGAAGCTGTTCGCCCGAGAGAAGAGGCCTTACGGGCTCGGCATGGTCGGCCGTCTCACCAACCGAACGTACCGAAAGCGCATTGATAGCTTTGTCAAGAGACAGATTGAAGACATGGACGACCACAG GCCGTTCTTCAGCTACTGGATCACTTTTGTCCATTTACTGATAACCATCCTGGCTGTCACTATCCATGGCATCGCTCCTGTGGGTTTCTCACAACATGAGACTGTGGATTCG gTGTTAATGAACAAGGGTGTatatgaaaatgtgaaatttgtaCAACAACAGAATTTCTGGATTGGTCCAAGCTCA GAAGCGCTAATCCATCTGGGAGCCAAATTTTCCCCTTGCATGCGTCAGGATCAAGAGATTCACAAACTGGTGCAAGACAAGATAGTCAAAGAAAGAGAGTCGGGCTGCTGCGTGAGAAACGATCGCTCGGGATGTTTGCAGACTTTGCAAGAAGAGTGTTCG ACCACATTGGCATTATGGGTAAAGTGGCCTCAGCATCCCAGTGCTCCTTACTTGAACGGTAAATTACGTCAATATGGCGCAGTTTGCCATCAGGATCCCAG GATTTGCCAGGAACCTGCCTCTGTCTCGCCTCACGAATGGCCTGAAGACATTACCAAGTGGCCA GTTTGCACGCGATACAGTTTTGTGAACCACACCAATCTTCCCCACATCGATTGCACCATCACGGGCCGGCCCTGCTGCATTGGAACCAAAGGCCG ATGTGAAATCACTTCCAGAGAGTACTGTGACTTCATGCACGGCTACTTCCATGAAGAAGCCACTCTCTGCTCACAG GTGGCGTGCATGGATAACGTGTGTGGCCTCCTGCCTTTCCTCAACCCCGAAGTCCCAGACCAGTTTTCCCGACTGTGGCTGTCCCTCTTCCTTCATGCTGG GATTCTTCATTGCCTGGTTTCAGTGTTGTTCCAAATGACAGTTCTTCGAGATCTGGAAAAGCTAGCCGGCTGGCTGCGGATCTCCATCATCTACATGCTTAGTGGCATCACAGGCAACTTGGCTTCTGCTATTTTTCTGCCTTACAGAGCGGAG GTGGGTCCTGCTGGCAGCCAGTTTGGCATCCTGGCGTGTCTCTTTGTGGAGCTCTTTCAGAGCTGGCAGATCCTGGAGAGGCCGTGGCGGGCGTTTGGAAAGCTGATTGCCATCTCTgtattcttcttctccttcggaTTGCTACCTTGGATCGACAACTTTGCCCATGTCTGTGGTTTTGTCTCAGGATTCTTCTTATCATTTGCCTTCTTGCCGTATATCAG TTTTGGACGCTCAGACATGTACCGCAAGAGGGTCCAGATTTGTGTGTTCCTTCTGGTTTTTGCGGCTTTGCTCTCCTCATTGGCAGTCCTCTTCTATGTTTACCCCGTGAAGTGCGACTGGTGCGAGTACCTCACCTGCATCCCAATCACGGACAAGTTTTGCGAGAAATATGACTTGAACGCAAAACTCCTTTGA